In a genomic window of Nostoc sp. UHCC 0870:
- a CDS encoding alpha/beta fold hydrolase: MPKVQLNGIDLFYDIKGTGEPLLLISGFLCDHSYWSLLMPYFTPHYQIIRLDNRGIGRSSAPDTPYSIQEMAHDAAALLDYLGIDQVHIAGHSMGGQIAQELALAYPQKIKSLILLSSLAKGDERFNSIIESWGELPQKIDMSLYQRVVLPWIFSENFYSIADMIEQLIEWAVHYPFSPQIHSIYHHSRAILGCDTTNRLQNILCPTLVLSGKQDILTPVKFSEQLAAGILGAKLSVIDGGHGFIIESPKIVSTAMLNFLAGF; the protein is encoded by the coding sequence ATGCCCAAAGTACAACTAAACGGAATTGATTTGTTCTACGACATCAAAGGGACAGGAGAACCTTTACTGTTAATTTCTGGTTTTTTGTGCGATCATTCCTACTGGTCGTTACTCATGCCATATTTTACCCCCCACTATCAAATCATTCGTTTAGATAACCGAGGTATAGGGCGGAGTTCTGCACCAGATACTCCCTACAGTATTCAAGAAATGGCTCATGATGCAGCTGCATTACTTGATTATCTAGGGATTGATCAAGTACACATTGCAGGTCATTCTATGGGTGGACAAATTGCCCAAGAACTAGCATTAGCTTATCCCCAAAAAATTAAAAGTTTGATACTACTATCTTCTCTAGCCAAGGGTGACGAGCGATTTAATAGCATCATTGAAAGCTGGGGTGAACTTCCTCAAAAAATAGACATGAGCCTTTATCAAAGAGTTGTATTACCCTGGATTTTTAGCGAGAATTTTTACTCAATTGCAGATATGATAGAACAGCTAATTGAATGGGCTGTACATTACCCCTTTTCACCCCAAATTCATAGCATTTATCACCATAGTCGGGCTATCCTGGGTTGTGATACCACAAATCGTCTACAAAATATTCTCTGTCCTACCTTGGTGTTATCAGGTAAACAAGATATTCTCACCCCAGTCAAATTTTCTGAACAACTAGCAGCAGGTATTCTGGGTGCTAAATTGTCAGTTATTGATGGTGGTCATGGTTTTATTATTGAGTCACCAAAGATTGTAAGTACAGCAATGCTCAATTTTCTAGCTGGTTTTTAA
- the isiD gene encoding protein IsiD translates to MTTLSISKKEIAAMTAAEVEELANRLEMDNYSNAFEGLNDWHLLRAIAFQRPELVEPYIHLLDLEPYDEA, encoded by the coding sequence ATGACAACTCTGAGCATTTCTAAGAAAGAAATCGCTGCTATGACCGCCGCAGAGGTGGAGGAATTGGCTAATCGTCTAGAAATGGATAATTACAGCAATGCTTTTGAGGGTTTGAATGACTGGCATCTACTGCGAGCGATCGCGTTTCAGCGTCCTGAATTAGTAGAACCTTACATCCATCTCTTAGATTTAGAACCCTACGATGAGGCATAA
- a CDS encoding alpha/beta hydrolase, which produces MQYITVPPANSQTPTGLVVTLHGWGANAEDVSSLVPHINLPHYQFVLPNAPFPFPHSHLGRAWYDLSVENMYQGLAESRQILTDFLLSLEASTGVPLSQTVLSGFSQGGAMTLDVGSKLPLAGLVVMSGYLHPDAIATNHNLPPILIMHGRRDEVVPLQAAVKARETVASVGVVAEYHEFDTGHEINLQMLDLARNFILKTIV; this is translated from the coding sequence TTGCAATACATTACCGTTCCCCCTGCTAATTCGCAAACGCCCACCGGCTTAGTTGTGACATTGCATGGTTGGGGAGCTAACGCTGAGGATGTGTCATCTTTAGTACCCCATATCAACTTACCTCATTATCAGTTTGTACTTCCTAATGCACCTTTTCCTTTTCCTCATTCTCATCTTGGTAGAGCATGGTATGACTTGAGTGTAGAGAATATGTATCAAGGATTAGCAGAAAGTCGGCAAATATTGACAGATTTTTTGCTGTCTTTAGAGGCTAGTACAGGCGTACCTTTATCCCAGACTGTTTTGAGTGGATTTTCTCAAGGGGGAGCAATGACGTTAGATGTCGGCTCTAAATTACCCTTAGCCGGCTTAGTTGTGATGAGTGGGTATTTACATCCTGATGCGATCGCCACAAATCATAATTTACCACCAATTTTAATTATGCACGGCAGGCGTGATGAGGTTGTACCATTACAGGCGGCTGTCAAGGCTAGGGAAACTGTCGCATCTGTGGGGGTTGTAGCCGAATATCATGAATTTGACACAGGACATGAAATTAATTTACAAATGCTAGATTTGGCACGGAATTTCATTCTGAAGACAATAGTTTAG
- a CDS encoding EAL domain-containing protein: MNTNGTTYAVLIGINSYNDSRNLPNLEYAEKDCQDLYEVITNPETGIFCPENVTLLLGENANTNNVWELLFREIVTKPNNNDTVLVYFSGHGFILGEQNQKAYLGTYDVDIVNLLTKNRRAGLRMDDLYEDIFSISPAKCVLFILDSCHSGAFVPSITKGINTEISKIQTDEKLVDKGLFSQESGRVAIVSCPPDLPSYESKEFENSIFTHYLIRGLKGGAVEKETGEVTVDSLLTYIRNHAPSKQLPGRYGQDYGRIVIAKSSPGWEYENTQKQTIINVSENQLKSQINFQLNPLKNPFESYKFFIDRLIQFLKDDFPVSNIESRILEAVRYTCEADFVAVIRQTKNNWIVREQSSFKVEELSQETYIKNIIAQISPIISLRKNIFNPDYHGSYLIDEESDCAKVFMFVPLPSKSTKDLMIICGLSKNLYFLEEVYGRILGSLYSATYELTYVQNSLLEAAIIDDLKKTYGYVSLELYYRRFQLFCERLNEMIIHFQPILYLSPKRPYIYSWEALARDPQISSVPNDLFKAAELWGLQFMLELDIYFIRTAVVAYHKAYMNNPGRRRSEDIQELSVNVYPQSLMHEAYFQAVKEIIADEELIQPEKLILEISEKLPLPDNLEVFRKQLGTYVRDLKIGFAIDDFGVGHASVSRLIGLNPAHVKIDRDILQQVTINPNSIDIICRFVLDLVSEGRSHAPKVVIEGFDSTSPVTLGKLHKLGIRYVQGYIVGKAGNEIGRLDTQQRDYLKNIISSTD; the protein is encoded by the coding sequence ATGAATACTAATGGAACTACCTACGCTGTTTTAATAGGTATTAATAGTTATAATGATTCTCGCAATTTACCAAATCTTGAGTATGCTGAAAAAGATTGCCAAGATTTATATGAGGTTATAACTAATCCAGAAACTGGCATTTTTTGCCCAGAAAATGTAACTTTATTGCTAGGAGAAAATGCGAATACAAATAATGTATGGGAATTACTTTTTAGGGAAATTGTAACAAAACCAAATAATAATGATACTGTTTTAGTCTATTTTTCGGGGCATGGATTTATTCTGGGGGAACAAAATCAAAAAGCTTATTTGGGAACTTATGATGTAGATATTGTAAACCTACTTACAAAAAATAGAAGGGCAGGATTAAGAATGGATGATCTATATGAAGATATCTTCTCTATTTCTCCTGCAAAATGCGTTCTTTTTATCTTGGATAGCTGCCATAGTGGAGCATTTGTCCCTTCTATTACAAAAGGAATAAATACTGAAATAAGCAAAATACAGACTGATGAAAAATTGGTAGATAAAGGATTATTTTCCCAAGAGAGTGGTAGAGTTGCCATAGTTTCATGCCCACCTGATCTTCCGTCATATGAAAGTAAAGAATTTGAAAATAGTATTTTTACGCACTATTTAATTCGGGGTTTAAAAGGAGGAGCAGTTGAAAAAGAAACTGGAGAGGTTACTGTTGATAGCTTATTAACTTATATACGAAATCATGCCCCTTCTAAACAACTACCAGGACGATATGGACAGGACTATGGACGAATTGTTATTGCTAAGTCTAGTCCTGGTTGGGAATACGAAAATACTCAAAAACAAACTATTATTAATGTTTCTGAAAATCAATTAAAATCTCAAATTAATTTTCAATTAAATCCTTTAAAAAATCCGTTTGAATCATATAAATTTTTTATTGACAGATTAATACAATTCTTAAAAGATGATTTTCCAGTTTCTAATATAGAAAGCAGGATTTTAGAAGCAGTTCGTTATACTTGTGAGGCTGATTTTGTAGCTGTAATTAGACAAACTAAAAATAATTGGATCGTTAGAGAGCAAAGTAGTTTTAAAGTAGAAGAATTATCTCAAGAAACTTATATTAAGAATATTATTGCACAAATTTCACCGATTATTTCTTTAAGAAAAAATATTTTCAACCCAGATTATCATGGCTCGTATCTTATTGATGAAGAAAGCGATTGTGCTAAAGTATTCATGTTTGTTCCTTTACCATCTAAATCAACAAAAGATTTAATGATAATTTGTGGATTATCTAAAAATTTATACTTTTTAGAAGAAGTATACGGACGAATTCTAGGATCTCTATACTCTGCAACTTACGAGTTAACTTATGTCCAAAATTCTTTGTTAGAAGCTGCTATCATTGATGATCTCAAAAAAACTTATGGATATGTTTCTCTAGAACTTTATTATCGTAGATTTCAATTATTTTGTGAGCGTCTTAATGAAATGATAATTCATTTCCAACCAATTCTATACTTAAGTCCAAAACGCCCATATATCTATAGTTGGGAAGCTTTAGCGCGCGATCCACAAATTAGCTCCGTTCCTAATGATCTGTTTAAAGCAGCAGAACTTTGGGGGCTTCAATTCATGCTTGAACTTGATATATATTTTATACGAACTGCTGTAGTTGCTTATCATAAAGCCTATATGAATAATCCAGGTAGACGAAGAAGTGAAGACATACAAGAATTATCCGTTAATGTATATCCACAATCATTGATGCACGAAGCATACTTTCAGGCTGTAAAGGAAATTATAGCTGATGAAGAACTTATCCAACCTGAAAAATTAATACTAGAAATTTCTGAAAAGTTGCCCCTTCCAGATAATTTAGAAGTTTTTCGGAAACAATTAGGCACTTACGTGCGTGATTTAAAGATTGGTTTTGCTATTGATGATTTTGGTGTCGGTCATGCTTCAGTAAGTCGTCTAATCGGGTTGAACCCTGCTCATGTTAAGATAGACCGGGATATACTTCAGCAAGTAACTATTAATCCCAACTCTATTGATATTATATGCCGATTTGTTCTTGACCTTGTTAGTGAAGGACGTTCTCATGCACCAAAAGTAGTTATTGAAGGATTCGATAGCACAAGTCCAGTAACTCTAGGAAAATTACATAAACTCGGAATTCGATATGTTCAAGGGTATATAGTGGGAAAAGCGGGAAATGAAATAGGTCGTCTTGATACACAACAACGTGACTACCTTAAAAATATTATTAGCAGTACAGATTAA
- the coaBC gene encoding bifunctional phosphopantothenoylcysteine decarboxylase/phosphopantothenate--cysteine ligase CoaBC: MANPHPQTENRQPRVLIGVGGGIAAYKVCEVVSTLFKAGVEVRVILTGSAQEFITPLTLSTLSRHQAYTDDDFWQPTHSRPLHIELGEWADLLVIAPLTANTLAKLTYGMADNLLTNTVLASTCPVLLAPAMNTDMWEQLTVQRNWQQLLGDSRYHGMSTASGLLACDRVGAGRMAEPTAIVTYIHSLLHTKGQRDLVGKQVLISAGGTREYLDPVRFIGNPSTGKMGLALAQAALHRGAKVTLVHGVASWDVPLGVQAIPVITAEEMQQVMLEYLPQADVIVMSAAVADVKPKDYSSEKLPKRSLPPSLPLAPVPDIVAQLAQLKQPHQFLIGFAAQTGDIVTPAIEKLRSKKLDAIVTNPIDQPDSGFGSNNNQAIFLDSQGQQVRITPCSKLQMAHHLFDFVRLC, encoded by the coding sequence ATGGCTAATCCTCATCCCCAAACCGAAAACCGCCAACCTAGGGTGCTGATTGGTGTAGGTGGTGGTATTGCTGCTTACAAAGTTTGTGAGGTGGTTTCGACGTTGTTTAAAGCAGGGGTAGAAGTCCGAGTTATCCTCACAGGTTCAGCACAGGAATTTATTACACCTCTAACTTTATCTACTCTTTCCCGCCACCAAGCCTATACAGATGATGATTTCTGGCAACCAACTCACTCTCGTCCGTTGCATATTGAGTTGGGGGAGTGGGCAGATTTATTAGTTATTGCTCCTCTGACGGCTAATACATTGGCTAAGTTAACTTACGGTATGGCAGATAATTTACTGACTAATACTGTTTTAGCTTCCACTTGTCCCGTATTGTTAGCACCGGCGATGAATACTGATATGTGGGAACAGTTAACGGTGCAGCGTAATTGGCAGCAGTTATTAGGAGATAGCAGATATCACGGCATGAGTACAGCATCGGGTTTATTGGCGTGCGATCGCGTCGGTGCTGGTAGAATGGCAGAACCTACCGCCATTGTGACTTATATTCATTCGCTGCTACATACCAAAGGCCAGCGTGATTTAGTCGGGAAGCAAGTTTTAATTAGTGCTGGCGGTACACGAGAATATCTTGATCCGGTGCGGTTTATTGGTAATCCTTCAACGGGTAAAATGGGACTAGCTTTAGCACAAGCCGCCCTGCACCGAGGGGCAAAGGTGACTTTAGTTCATGGCGTAGCTAGTTGGGATGTACCCTTGGGAGTGCAAGCAATTCCTGTAATTACTGCTGAAGAAATGCAGCAGGTGATGCTGGAATATTTACCTCAGGCAGATGTAATTGTCATGTCTGCGGCGGTAGCTGATGTTAAGCCCAAAGATTATAGCTCAGAGAAATTACCTAAGCGATCGCTCCCCCCATCTTTACCTTTAGCACCCGTCCCTGATATTGTCGCCCAGTTAGCCCAACTCAAACAACCCCATCAGTTTTTAATTGGCTTTGCCGCCCAAACTGGCGATATTGTCACACCAGCAATTGAAAAACTGCGGAGTAAAAAATTAGATGCCATTGTCACTAATCCTATTGATCAACCTGATAGTGGTTTTGGTAGCAATAATAACCAAGCAATATTTTTAGACAGTCAAGGGCAGCAAGTCAGAATTACACCCTGTTCTAAATTACAAATGGCACACCATCTATTTGATTTTGTCAGACTATGCTAA
- a CDS encoding ABC exporter membrane fusion protein has protein sequence MVNKQKQSSLKPLGGWTIVLMLVMAIVPGLISLYTISRSQLKSRLQVSDEPKTYPTISAIAALGRLEPQGEVIRLSAADSQGGARVAQVLVKKGAWVRQGQVVAILDSYNTRLAALETAQKQVSVAQASLNQVKAGAKAGDISAQEATIARLEAELRGEVSAQEATIARLQAELRNAKSENQRYQQLYKEGAISASDSDTRRLRVDTVQQQLNEAIASLNRTIETLQKQLHEAYARLNSIAEIRPTDVQAAQTDIDTAIASVKQAQANLDLSVVRSPINGQVLKVHTRAGEIIGNLGIADLGHTQQMYVVAEVYETDIQKVQLGQSAMITSNAFAGELRGTVTEIGLQVGQQNIFNNNPGADRDNKVIDVRIRIDSTADNQKVSTLTDLQVEVLIQI, from the coding sequence ATGGTAAACAAACAAAAACAATCAAGTCTCAAACCGCTAGGTGGGTGGACAATAGTTTTGATGCTTGTAATGGCAATAGTTCCGGGGTTAATTTCTCTCTATACTATTTCACGCTCTCAGTTGAAATCTCGATTGCAAGTTTCAGATGAGCCAAAAACTTATCCTACAATCTCTGCGATTGCGGCTTTAGGAAGATTAGAGCCTCAAGGAGAAGTTATTCGGCTGTCAGCCGCAGACTCCCAAGGAGGTGCGCGAGTAGCACAAGTTCTAGTCAAAAAAGGAGCATGGGTACGTCAGGGACAAGTAGTTGCCATTCTTGACAGTTATAATACCCGTCTAGCAGCCTTAGAAACAGCCCAAAAGCAAGTCTCGGTAGCTCAAGCTAGTCTCAATCAAGTAAAAGCAGGTGCAAAAGCTGGAGACATCTCTGCACAAGAAGCAACTATAGCTCGCTTAGAAGCAGAGTTGCGGGGAGAAGTATCTGCACAGGAAGCAACTATAGCTCGCCTACAAGCAGAATTGCGTAATGCTAAAAGTGAAAATCAACGGTATCAGCAGTTATATAAAGAAGGTGCAATATCAGCATCAGACTCTGATACTAGACGTTTACGAGTCGATACAGTGCAACAACAGCTCAATGAGGCGATCGCTTCTCTGAATCGAACTATAGAAACTCTGCAAAAGCAATTACACGAGGCTTACGCCAGGCTGAATAGTATTGCTGAAATCCGTCCTACTGATGTGCAAGCAGCACAAACTGATATTGACACTGCAATAGCCTCAGTTAAGCAAGCTCAAGCAAATCTAGATTTAAGCGTTGTTCGCTCTCCTATCAATGGCCAAGTCTTAAAAGTTCATACAAGAGCAGGAGAAATTATTGGCAATTTAGGAATAGCTGACTTAGGTCACACACAGCAAATGTATGTGGTAGCAGAAGTCTATGAAACTGATATTCAAAAGGTGCAGCTAGGCCAGTCTGCTATGATTACTAGCAATGCTTTTGCAGGAGAATTAAGGGGAACAGTTACAGAAATTGGTTTGCAAGTTGGGCAACAAAATATTTTCAATAACAATCCTGGAGCAGATAGGGATAATAAAGTTATTGATGTGAGAATTCGGATTGATAGTACAGCAGACAATCAGAAAGTTTCTACTCTTACTGACTTACAAGTTGAGGTACTTATTCAGATTTAG
- a CDS encoding DevA family ABC transporter ATP-binding protein has translation MLDNVTTEDSIINIQCLNHYFGSKTLKSQILFDINLSIRAREIVIMTGPSGSGKTTLLTLIGGLRSVQEGSLKFLGQELREASNEELVQIRRYIGYIFQAHNLLNFLTARQNVQMSLELHKNISNSEARSQSEAMLNAVKLGNRVDYYPSDLSGGQKQRVAIARALVSHPKLVLADEPTAALDSKTGRDVVTLMQKLAYEQNCSILMVTHDNRILDVADRIIHMEDGRLIQQV, from the coding sequence ATGCTTGATAACGTCACGACAGAAGACTCCATTATTAACATACAATGTCTTAATCATTACTTTGGCAGTAAAACATTAAAAAGCCAAATTTTGTTTGACATTAATCTCTCCATTCGCGCTAGAGAAATTGTGATCATGACTGGGCCATCTGGGTCTGGTAAAACAACTTTGCTAACATTGATAGGTGGTTTACGTTCCGTTCAAGAGGGAAGTCTTAAATTTTTAGGACAGGAACTTAGGGAAGCTAGTAATGAAGAATTAGTCCAAATACGCCGCTATATTGGATATATTTTTCAGGCGCACAATTTACTAAATTTCTTAACAGCTAGACAAAATGTGCAAATGTCACTGGAATTACACAAAAATATTTCCAACAGTGAGGCCCGTAGCCAATCAGAAGCGATGCTTAATGCTGTTAAATTAGGTAACAGAGTTGATTACTATCCATCTGATCTCTCTGGTGGTCAAAAACAACGGGTAGCGATCGCACGCGCCTTAGTAAGTCACCCCAAGTTAGTTTTAGCCGATGAACCAACGGCGGCTTTAGATAGCAAAACAGGCAGAGATGTTGTCACGCTGATGCAAAAATTAGCCTATGAACAAAATTGCTCTATCTTAATGGTCACGCATGATAACAGAATTTTAGATGTTGCAGACCGCATAATTCACATGGAAGATGGACGACTGATTCAACAAGTTTAG
- the devC gene encoding ABC transporter permease DevC: MILNIPLAWLQLAKQKVRFLVALAGIAFVVVLMFMQIGFQEALYESATQVHNNLQADLVLISAQYKSLTSNQSFPRWRLYQALSVDHVESVSPLYLQFAKLKNPINGLKFPIYVIGFNPVKSIFQLPEIQDSLRLLQLPNVVFFDKASRPEFGPISQEFLQGNNIRVEIFNYNTLLGYKVKIGGLFSLGPSFGVDGNLIVSSSTFLRIFQDRSAQNIDIGLINIQPGTNPQKIARQLSARLPKDVKVITRKEFVALEKSYWTLRTPIGFVFNLMVGMSFIVGIIVVYQILYSNISNHLPEYATLKAMGFKNKYLLNVVFQQAIILASLGYIPGILISIILYDIAKDATKLPVIMSLDKAIVIFIFAVVMCLISGFLSTNKLRNVDPADIF, translated from the coding sequence ATGATTCTCAATATCCCTCTAGCTTGGTTACAACTAGCAAAACAAAAAGTTAGATTTCTTGTGGCATTAGCTGGAATTGCTTTTGTGGTAGTTCTAATGTTTATGCAGATTGGATTTCAAGAGGCTCTCTATGAAAGTGCTACACAGGTACATAATAACCTCCAAGCCGATTTAGTTTTGATTAGCGCACAATATAAATCATTGACATCCAATCAAAGCTTTCCGCGCTGGCGTTTATATCAGGCATTAAGTGTTGATCATGTAGAATCTGTCAGCCCCTTATATTTACAATTTGCTAAGTTAAAAAATCCCATTAATGGACTGAAATTCCCTATATATGTTATTGGATTTAATCCCGTAAAATCTATTTTCCAATTACCAGAGATTCAAGATAGCTTAAGATTACTACAACTTCCTAACGTAGTTTTTTTTGACAAAGCCTCTCGACCTGAGTTTGGTCCTATTTCTCAGGAATTTTTACAGGGAAATAACATTAGAGTTGAGATATTTAACTATAATACACTACTTGGATATAAAGTAAAAATCGGTGGATTATTTAGCCTAGGTCCTTCCTTTGGAGTTGATGGCAATTTAATTGTTAGTTCTTCAACTTTTCTGCGTATATTCCAAGATCGTTCGGCACAAAATATAGATATAGGCTTAATTAATATCCAACCTGGTACTAATCCCCAAAAGATTGCACGACAGTTATCAGCTAGATTACCCAAAGATGTAAAAGTTATTACCCGTAAAGAATTTGTTGCTTTAGAAAAAAGCTATTGGACTCTGAGAACACCTATTGGGTTTGTGTTTAATCTCATGGTAGGTATGTCGTTTATTGTGGGCATAATTGTTGTTTATCAAATACTTTATAGTAATATTTCTAATCATTTGCCTGAGTATGCAACACTAAAAGCAATGGGGTTTAAAAATAAGTATTTATTGAATGTAGTTTTTCAACAAGCTATAATTTTAGCAAGTCTAGGTTATATTCCGGGGATTTTGATATCTATAATTTTGTATGATATCGCCAAAGATGCGACAAAATTACCTGTCATAATGAGCTTGGATAAGGCGATTGTAATATTTATTTTTGCAGTTGTCATGTGTTTGATTTCTGGATTTCTATCTACCAATAAATTGCGTAATGTCGATCCAGCAGATATTTTTTGA